A single Dreissena polymorpha isolate Duluth1 chromosome 14, UMN_Dpol_1.0, whole genome shotgun sequence DNA region contains:
- the LOC127857093 gene encoding cytochrome c1-like isoform X2, which produces MSTADSEEPGSLTHDRREPSEEPASLTHDRREPSEEPASLTHESMSTADSEEPGSLTHDRREPSEEPASLTHDRREPSEEPASLTHESMSTADSEEPGSLTHDRREPSEEPASLTHDRREPSEEPASLTHESMSTAASEGPASLTHDEMRQPNPQGTGTRKGMKRKWASEENICFMNFFRDELREKKMPSGSKIMGSLKILTGRTVAQIRARVHNIIMEKQKWKKNC; this is translated from the exons atgtcaactgctgacagtgaagagccaggcagtctgacccatgataggagggagccaagtgaagagccagccagtctgacccacgataggagggagccaagtgaagagccagccagtctgacccatg agtccatgtcaactgctgacagtgaagagccaggcagtctgacccatgataggagggagccaagtgaagagccagccagtctgacccatgatagaagggagccaagtgaagagccagccagtctgacccatg agtccatgtcaactgctgacagtgaagagccaggcagtctgacccatgataggagggagccaagtgaagagccagccagtctgacccatgataggagggagccaagtgaagagccagccagtctgacccatg agtccatgtcaactgctgccagtgaagggccagccagtctgacccatgatgaaatgaggcagccaaatcctcaag ggacagggacaagaaaaggaatgaaacgaaagtgggccagcgaagagaacatatgtttcatgaacttttttagagatgaattaagagaaaaaaaaatgccatctggctcaaaaataatggggtccctaaaaatacttaccggaagaacagtggcccagataagggcaagggtccataacattattatggaaaaacaaaaatggaaaaagaattgttga
- the LOC127857093 gene encoding uncharacterized protein LOC127857093 isoform X1: MILDMTHGELKLLAKHLGHDVKTHKEYYQLSSSTMELSKVALMLYAVENGKVNEWKGRQMKDIVVEDLPLPIEDEDGHQEESMSTADSEEPGSLTHDRREPSEEPASLTHDRREPSEEPASLTHESMSTADSEEPGSLTHDRREPSEEPASLTHDRREPSEEPASLTHESMSTAASEGPASLTHDEMRQPNPQGTGTRKGMKRKWASEENICFMNFFRDELREKKMPSGSKIMGSLKILTGRTVAQIRARVHNIIMEKQKWKKNC, encoded by the exons atg attcttgacatgactcatggtgaactaaaattgcttgcaaagcatctgggacatgatgtgaagacccacaaggaatattatcagttgtcttccagtaccatggaactctcaaag GTTGCCCTGATGTTGTATGCTGTTGAAAATGGTAAAGTCAATGAGTGGAAGGGAAGGCAGATGAAGGACATAGTAGTAGAAG atttacctcttccaattgaagacgaagatggccatcaagaag agtccatgtcaactgctgacagtgaagagccaggcagtctgacccatgataggagggagccaagtgaagagccagccagtctgacccatgatagaagggagccaagtgaagagccagccagtctgacccatg agtccatgtcaactgctgacagtgaagagccaggcagtctgacccatgataggagggagccaagtgaagagccagccagtctgacccatgataggagggagccaagtgaagagccagccagtctgacccatg agtccatgtcaactgctgccagtgaagggccagccagtctgacccatgatgaaatgaggcagccaaatcctcaag ggacagggacaagaaaaggaatgaaacgaaagtgggccagcgaagagaacatatgtttcatgaacttttttagagatgaattaagagaaaaaaaaatgccatctggctcaaaaataatggggtccctaaaaatacttaccggaagaacagtggcccagataagggcaagggtccataacattattatggaaaaacaaaaatggaaaaagaattgttga
- the LOC127857093 gene encoding uncharacterized protein LOC127857093 isoform X4 has translation MILDMTHGELKLLAKHLGHDVKTHKEYYQLSSSTMELSKVALMLYAVENGKVNEWKGRQMKDIVVEDLPLPIEDEDGHQEESMSTADSEEPGSLTHDRREPSEEPASLTHDRREPSEEPASLTHESMSTAASEGPASLTHDEMRQPNPQGTGTRKGMKRKWASEENICFMNFFRDELREKKMPSGSKIMGSLKILTGRTVAQIRARVHNIIMEKQKWKKNC, from the exons atg attcttgacatgactcatggtgaactaaaattgcttgcaaagcatctgggacatgatgtgaagacccacaaggaatattatcagttgtcttccagtaccatggaactctcaaag GTTGCCCTGATGTTGTATGCTGTTGAAAATGGTAAAGTCAATGAGTGGAAGGGAAGGCAGATGAAGGACATAGTAGTAGAAG atttacctcttccaattgaagacgaagatggccatcaagaag agtccatgtcaactgctgacagtgaagagccaggcagtctgacccatgataggagggagccaagtgaagagccagccagtctgacccatgatagaagggagccaagtgaagagccagccagtctgacccatg agtccatgtcaactgctgccagtgaagggccagccagtctgacccatgatgaaatgaggcagccaaatcctcaag ggacagggacaagaaaaggaatgaaacgaaagtgggccagcgaagagaacatatgtttcatgaacttttttagagatgaattaagagaaaaaaaaatgccatctggctcaaaaataatggggtccctaaaaatacttaccggaagaacagtggcccagataagggcaagggtccataacattattatggaaaaacaaaaatggaaaaagaattgttga
- the LOC127857093 gene encoding uncharacterized protein LOC127857093 isoform X3, whose product MILDMTHGELKLLAKHLGHDVKTHKEYYQLSSSTMELSKVALMLYAVENGKVNEWKGRQMKDIVVEDLPLPIEDEDGHQEESMSTADSEEPGSLTHDRREPSEEPASLTHDRREPSEEPASLTHESMSTAASEGPASLTHDEMRQPNPQGTGTRKGMKRKWASEENICFMNFFRDELREKKMPSGSKIMGSLKILTGRTVAQIRARVHNIIMEKQKWKKNC is encoded by the exons atg attcttgacatgactcatggtgaactaaaattgcttgcaaagcatctgggacatgatgtgaagacccacaaggaatattatcagttgtcttccagtaccatggaactctcaaag GTTGCCCTGATGTTGTATGCTGTTGAAAATGGTAAAGTCAATGAGTGGAAGGGAAGGCAGATGAAGGACATAGTAGTAGAAG atttacctcttccaattgaagacgaagatggccatcaagaag agtccatgtcaactgctgacagtgaagagccaggcagtctgacccatgataggagggagccaagtgaagagccagccagtctgacccatgataggagggagccaagtgaagagccagccagtctgacccatg agtccatgtcaactgctgccagtgaagggccagccagtctgacccatgatgaaatgaggcagccaaatcctcaag ggacagggacaagaaaaggaatgaaacgaaagtgggccagcgaagagaacatatgtttcatgaacttttttagagatgaattaagagaaaaaaaaatgccatctggctcaaaaataatggggtccctaaaaatacttaccggaagaacagtggcccagataagggcaagggtccataacattattatggaaaaacaaaaatggaaaaagaattgttga